A genome region from Myxococcota bacterium includes the following:
- a CDS encoding CesD/SycD/LcrH family type III secretion system chaperone → MEKLKTLKAIKGYTDPELKSIAQIAYFMMMQGKMDDAQTLFEGLVAIDPTDEYYYRALGVLAQKREDSHLALRHFGFAIQLAPQQPHGYVNRAEVYIYLDRKHDAETDLQEALGRMSRQDQMLSQKAWALYRSLKTA, encoded by the coding sequence GTGGAAAAACTGAAAACTTTGAAAGCCATTAAGGGCTATACCGATCCCGAGCTCAAATCTATCGCTCAAATCGCCTATTTCATGATGATGCAAGGCAAGATGGATGATGCGCAAACTTTGTTCGAAGGGTTGGTGGCCATCGACCCGACTGATGAGTATTACTACCGAGCGCTGGGCGTATTGGCGCAAAAGCGAGAGGATAGCCACTTAGCTTTAAGACATTTTGGCTTTGCGATTCAACTGGCCCCGCAGCAACCTCATGGTTATGTGAATCGGGCAGAGGTTTATATTTACTTGGATCGCAAACATGATGCTGAAACCGATTTGCAAGAAGCGCTGGGAAGAATGAGCCGGCAAGACCAAATGCTGTCACAAAAGGCCTGGGCGCTCTATCGAAGCTTAAAGACCGCTTAG
- a CDS encoding MepB family protein: MSENVPNEILISQNKVFEPLDLRILDIRPEAESEDYGAWLFTLNTCKILFRIAKSTPTKIGQFVTLWKRENNGPIQPFDASDDIDLFVIWSRKGRHAGQFVFPKSVLVSKNIVTENDKEGKRAIRVYGPWEDATSHQAKQTQKWQCQYFLDLSEGKTVDLAKAKALYQATTPSLRGA; the protein is encoded by the coding sequence ATGAGTGAGAACGTGCCAAATGAAATCCTAATCAGCCAAAACAAGGTTTTCGAGCCATTGGATTTACGCATTTTGGACATCAGACCAGAGGCCGAAAGCGAAGATTACGGCGCCTGGCTTTTCACTCTGAATACTTGCAAAATATTATTTAGAATTGCGAAATCAACGCCTACCAAGATTGGCCAATTTGTTACCCTTTGGAAACGGGAAAATAACGGCCCCATCCAGCCCTTTGACGCATCGGACGATATCGACCTGTTTGTCATTTGGAGCCGCAAGGGGCGCCATGCTGGCCAGTTTGTTTTCCCGAAATCTGTGCTGGTGAGCAAAAATATCGTTACCGAAAACGATAAAGAAGGAAAGCGCGCCATCCGAGTATATGGGCCATGGGAAGACGCAACCTCGCATCAAGCAAAGCAGACCCAGAAGTGGCAATGCCAATATTTTCTGGATTTAAGCGAAGGTAAAACCGTTGATTTAGCTAAAGCCAAGGCGCTCTACCAAGCAACCACCCCGTCATTGCGAGGAGCGTAG
- a CDS encoding prepilin peptidase produces the protein MLEAIMEFYVFLLIFITGACVGSFLNVVILRLQSNEHRFLTQRSYCYHCRRTLWIRDLIPIVSWFFLRGRCRFCRTRVSFRYPAVEFCVGLFALICALFAGNLVQACDVFIFCTVLLAIGLIDLDSWMIPLQLPAIMTVAGLFLGYFQSGYLFGDRLIGMAAGLTFFSVFLLTSTWILRALKRLKADEYAMGWGDPILIGAIGAGLGWRPLPIMILLASLQGILMYSLFTWTRKPLPEDDWVPPQKSMPFGPFLALSAIEISMWNLIYY, from the coding sequence ATGCTAGAAGCAATCATGGAATTTTATGTTTTCCTACTCATTTTTATAACCGGTGCCTGCGTTGGCAGCTTTCTAAACGTGGTTATCCTGCGTTTGCAGAGCAATGAACACCGATTCTTAACCCAGCGATCCTATTGTTATCACTGCCGGAGGACGCTTTGGATTCGTGATTTAATACCCATTGTCTCTTGGTTCTTTTTGCGTGGCAGATGCCGATTTTGCCGAACGCGCGTGTCTTTTCGGTATCCGGCGGTTGAGTTTTGCGTGGGTCTTTTTGCCCTGATATGCGCTCTATTTGCGGGAAACTTGGTGCAGGCATGCGACGTGTTTATATTTTGCACGGTTTTGCTTGCCATTGGTTTGATTGACTTGGATTCATGGATGATTCCGTTGCAATTGCCTGCGATCATGACCGTAGCTGGCTTGTTTCTGGGCTATTTTCAAAGCGGATACCTGTTTGGAGATCGTTTAATTGGGATGGCTGCCGGTTTAACGTTCTTTTCTGTGTTTTTGTTAACATCAACTTGGATTTTAAGAGCGTTAAAGCGCTTGAAAGCCGATGAGTACGCCATGGGATGGGGCGATCCAATTTTAATTGGCGCGATTGGGGCAGGGCTTGGATGGCGGCCGCTGCCGATTATGATCCTGCTGGCAAGCTTGCAGGGCATCTTAATGTATAGCCTGTTTACCTGGACACGTAAGCCTTTACCTGAGGACGACTGGGTGCCGCCTCAAAAATCTATGCCTTTTGGGCCATTTTTAGCGCTGTCTGCGATTGAAATCAGCATGTGGAATTTGATATATTATTAA
- the pilO gene encoding type 4a pilus biogenesis protein PilO, producing the protein MKTLLISFAVFLWVVLSWGGAHFLWLQDEIVYRQMLLRKISDLSCLQNKVDQISKQQYFEKYTEVLEQLQWKLDRKIPETDQVAGVWTSVARAAKEAKIALVSFEVLSTTKTNNVFQKRLLIKTSGKFPGVFALLARLSGGGRIMKLESLVYSDDEAEMVMSVYYGDWTSVARAEMPRVYDCDNDLLDLGTAPTIPLEQPLSVIRLRRNPFIDTHVLKSEGLHLVGVVNEGDEWTAILEDAMGASKIVSVGDSAPGGFTVSSIQESHLILTKNGANTMLTWSE; encoded by the coding sequence ATGAAAACGCTCCTCATCAGTTTTGCCGTTTTTTTATGGGTAGTCCTAAGTTGGGGTGGTGCGCATTTTTTGTGGCTGCAAGATGAAATTGTCTATCGCCAAATGCTACTCAGAAAAATTTCGGACTTGAGCTGCCTTCAAAATAAAGTGGACCAAATATCGAAGCAGCAATATTTCGAAAAATATACTGAAGTTTTGGAGCAGTTGCAGTGGAAGCTGGATAGGAAAATTCCTGAGACCGATCAAGTTGCTGGGGTTTGGACGAGCGTGGCTCGTGCAGCGAAAGAAGCCAAAATTGCTTTAGTCAGTTTTGAGGTCCTGTCTACGACCAAAACCAATAATGTCTTTCAAAAGCGCTTACTAATTAAAACCAGCGGTAAGTTCCCTGGGGTGTTTGCCTTACTCGCCAGACTATCCGGCGGTGGGCGAATCATGAAACTGGAAAGCTTGGTTTATTCAGATGATGAAGCCGAGATGGTTATGAGCGTCTATTATGGGGATTGGACCAGCGTCGCCAGAGCAGAAATGCCGAGGGTCTACGATTGTGACAATGATCTTTTGGACCTTGGCACGGCTCCGACAATTCCTCTTGAGCAGCCTCTCAGCGTGATAAGGCTAAGACGTAATCCATTTATCGACACCCATGTGTTGAAATCAGAAGGTCTTCACTTGGTCGGTGTTGTAAATGAAGGCGATGAATGGACGGCCATCCTCGAGGATGCCATGGGAGCCTCCAAAATCGTTTCGGTGGGAGATTCGGCGCCCGGCGGTTTTACCGTCAGTTCGATTCAAGAAAGCCATCTGATTCTGACTAAGAATGGCGCCAACACGATGTTGACCTGGAGCGAATAA
- the sctU gene encoding type III secretion system export apparatus subunit SctU: MAEQGEEKTEEPTPQKLRKAREKGQIAKSQDLTSALIFVGCLGALGGFTTWMVQKMNALLMLSMGSLHSQQLDHAVVAVLREGAWTWLLVSVPVVGTAFVFALIGNYAQVGFLLTLEPLKPQLNKINPISGVKQLFSVKRLVEVLKQLVKFIMVSTVVYFVLRDAVYDLVNMQQLELWEALPIIYDILKDICLKVAVLFLVIAIADFFWQRYSFNKSMRMTKYEIKQEYKEAEGDPQMKSERKHLAQEMIMHGSQQAVKKADAVITNPTHYAVAIKYDAEKSSAPIIIAKGMNKNAEVIKSIAKQYNVPILRNVPLAQALHKLELDEEVPEELYEAVAEVLNFVYELRRKNGR, from the coding sequence ATGGCAGAACAAGGCGAAGAAAAAACCGAGGAGCCGACCCCGCAGAAGCTTCGTAAAGCTCGGGAAAAAGGCCAAATTGCCAAAAGCCAAGACCTCACTTCTGCCTTGATATTTGTTGGCTGTTTGGGCGCGTTAGGTGGCTTTACCACCTGGATGGTCCAAAAAATGAACGCTTTGCTCATGTTAAGCATGGGCTCACTTCATAGCCAGCAGTTAGACCATGCGGTGGTCGCGGTGCTCAGGGAAGGGGCTTGGACCTGGCTTTTGGTCTCAGTACCTGTTGTGGGCACAGCTTTTGTTTTTGCTTTGATTGGCAATTACGCCCAGGTCGGATTTTTACTAACTTTGGAGCCTTTGAAGCCTCAGCTGAATAAAATTAACCCGATTTCAGGGGTAAAGCAGCTCTTTAGTGTCAAGAGACTGGTAGAAGTCTTAAAGCAATTGGTCAAATTTATCATGGTATCGACCGTGGTTTATTTTGTCTTGCGTGATGCCGTCTATGATTTGGTGAATATGCAGCAGCTGGAGCTATGGGAAGCGCTGCCTATTATTTATGATATTTTAAAAGATATTTGCCTTAAAGTTGCGGTGCTATTTTTGGTTATCGCCATCGCTGACTTTTTTTGGCAGCGCTATAGTTTCAACAAAAGCATGCGCATGACCAAGTACGAAATCAAGCAGGAGTACAAGGAGGCTGAGGGCGATCCCCAGATGAAATCCGAGCGTAAGCATCTCGCTCAAGAAATGATCATGCATGGCAGTCAACAAGCGGTCAAAAAAGCAGACGCCGTCATTACCAATCCCACTCACTACGCAGTGGCCATCAAATACGATGCCGAAAAAAGCTCCGCCCCGATTATTATTGCCAAAGGCATGAATAAGAACGCAGAAGTGATAAAATCAATCGCAAAGCAATATAACGTTCCCATTTTGAGAAACGTTCCGTTGGCTCAGGCGCTTCATAAACTGGAACTAGACGAAGAAGTTCCGGAAGAACTTTACGAAGCAGTGGCAGAGGTGCTTAACTTTGTTTACGAATTAAGGAGGAAAAATGGCAGATAG
- the efp gene encoding elongation factor P, with the protein MYSTSDFRRGLRILFQNDPYQIVEFEHHKPGKGAAIVRTRLRNLLTGLTIDPTFRSGDKVGVPDLNDREVQFLYNTDGIFHFMDPVSFEQFEVPQKILGESAEFLIEGLAVSLLFYMGRPVNIELPKSVVLDVVECAPAVRGDTVSGATKPAKFHTGYSCQVPLFVNEGDKVKIDTRTGDYLERA; encoded by the coding sequence ATGTACAGCACATCCGATTTTCGCAGGGGCCTTCGCATTCTTTTTCAAAACGACCCCTATCAAATTGTCGAGTTTGAACACCATAAGCCCGGCAAAGGTGCTGCGATTGTACGAACACGACTCAGAAATTTGCTGACTGGATTGACCATTGACCCTACTTTCCGCTCCGGTGATAAAGTTGGTGTGCCTGATTTGAATGACCGCGAAGTTCAATTCCTGTACAACACCGATGGTATTTTCCATTTTATGGATCCGGTATCGTTTGAGCAGTTTGAAGTTCCACAGAAGATTTTGGGCGAAAGTGCTGAGTTTTTAATTGAAGGCCTTGCTGTATCTTTGTTGTTTTATATGGGTAGGCCCGTCAACATTGAATTGCCTAAGAGCGTTGTGCTCGATGTTGTTGAGTGCGCGCCTGCGGTGCGCGGAGACACTGTGAGTGGTGCGACCAAACCGGCTAAATTCCACACAGGCTATTCCTGCCAAGTGCCTTTGTTTGTGAACGAAGGTGACAAAGTTAAGATTGATACCCGTACTGGTGACTACTTAGAGCGCGCTTAA
- a CDS encoding peptide ABC transporter substrate-binding protein, with protein MSNRVSCILFLPLVLLLSCQTKEHWIPEGAAVPDTVTIGISQEPDSLFGPFKEMMVSEEVSRIGLYTLTAFDEQWRLIPWAAKEIPTIKNGKLELFTENGQRKMRTTWEIRDDFFWPDGKPLTADDFILEYQIEKDPTQEIIDRTKIEKIESMQSKGANKKTLVVTWKEPYAYYHNYRNHDALPAHIVGPLYKAAPERLKKSDFGQAPLLAGAFTIKEWSPGEFIRAEINPFAQGSRKPKVKEVVFKVIPQTNTLESNLVAGDIDAISTVGLDLDQALNFQKRYGDKFNFFFTPGLVWEHIDFNLDNPILKDKRVRQALAYGADREGISKLLFKGKQAVAHGTEPEKSPYFNANVRQYGYDPAKAQQLLEEAGWLRKTPNGIREKNGEPLKLILMTTSGNKSRERVEQLLQAEWYKIGVNIEIRNQPAKTFFSETLHKRKFKHMALYSWYKDPVALSDTIWRCDNIPKASNNYMGQNMSGFCDPKADAFLKAASLELDDAKRVKIAHDFEALFAEELPALPLYFRVEVSVTKKGLKNWKPTGILQPVTWNAKDWSWSL; from the coding sequence ATGAGCAACCGGGTTTCTTGTATTTTATTTCTCCCCTTGGTCCTTTTGCTCAGCTGCCAGACCAAAGAGCATTGGATTCCAGAAGGGGCCGCCGTGCCAGACACGGTGACCATCGGCATTTCTCAAGAGCCGGATTCGCTCTTTGGTCCGTTCAAAGAAATGATGGTTTCCGAAGAGGTATCTCGCATTGGGCTATACACTTTAACGGCTTTTGACGAGCAATGGCGTCTGATACCTTGGGCTGCCAAAGAGATACCGACCATTAAAAATGGCAAGTTGGAGCTATTTACTGAGAATGGTCAGCGTAAAATGCGCACGACTTGGGAAATCAGAGACGACTTTTTTTGGCCGGACGGCAAGCCCTTAACGGCCGACGATTTTATTCTGGAATATCAAATTGAAAAAGATCCCACCCAGGAAATTATTGACCGGACCAAAATCGAAAAAATTGAGAGCATGCAAAGTAAAGGCGCTAATAAAAAGACGCTGGTGGTGACCTGGAAAGAACCTTACGCCTATTACCATAATTATAGAAACCACGATGCCTTGCCCGCGCACATCGTTGGGCCGCTTTACAAAGCCGCCCCTGAAAGACTCAAAAAAAGCGATTTCGGGCAGGCACCCCTCTTGGCCGGGGCTTTCACCATAAAGGAATGGTCGCCAGGCGAATTCATTCGCGCGGAAATAAACCCGTTCGCGCAAGGCTCGCGCAAGCCTAAGGTAAAAGAAGTTGTCTTCAAGGTGATACCGCAGACCAACACGCTCGAATCCAACCTGGTCGCTGGCGATATCGATGCGATTTCAACCGTTGGTCTCGATCTCGACCAGGCGCTTAATTTTCAAAAGCGATACGGCGATAAGTTTAACTTTTTTTTCACGCCGGGCCTTGTGTGGGAGCATATTGATTTCAATCTGGATAACCCAATCTTAAAAGATAAGCGCGTGCGTCAGGCGCTGGCTTATGGCGCTGATAGGGAAGGGATTTCGAAACTTCTATTTAAAGGCAAACAGGCTGTTGCGCACGGAACTGAGCCTGAAAAGTCGCCGTATTTCAATGCCAATGTGCGGCAGTATGGCTATGACCCTGCGAAAGCGCAGCAATTGCTGGAGGAAGCGGGTTGGCTAAGAAAAACGCCTAATGGCATCAGAGAAAAAAACGGGGAGCCACTCAAGCTCATCCTTATGACGACCTCCGGCAACAAGTCTCGCGAGCGAGTAGAGCAGCTTTTACAAGCTGAGTGGTACAAAATCGGTGTTAATATCGAAATTCGAAATCAGCCAGCGAAAACGTTCTTTTCAGAGACGCTGCACAAACGCAAATTTAAGCATATGGCGTTGTACTCTTGGTATAAAGATCCGGTGGCACTGTCTGACACCATTTGGCGTTGTGACAATATCCCCAAGGCATCTAATAATTACATGGGTCAAAATATGAGCGGATTTTGCGATCCTAAAGCAGATGCTTTTCTGAAAGCGGCATCTTTAGAACTGGACGATGCGAAACGGGTGAAGATCGCGCATGATTTTGAAGCATTGTTCGCCGAAGAGTTGCCTGCGCTGCCACTATATTTCCGAGTTGAGGTGAGTGTGACCAAAAAGG
- a CDS encoding pepsin-like aspartyl protease has translation MNCLPILLIILALTACKSAEQPVCDTEGVPLAHQTNKIFKGPLQTRGSEYHVSLEVNGTPVIAIADTGSSNLDLASGQNFTPSGQSIGTYSIMYGAGGNNTIDGYHGTVGLNCLNQTAIKPVLYGYIQPGSAQNENILGLAYRGKELYPAGYPPEHAFFGQLVNQTAKTSTPILDEFAMLLCGVNNANSKINFGGTSSAFQGTFVYTPTIDPSYYVINTPTVSINGNSMGSFDSTMATIVDSGTTLNLVPNAVLCAIVAQIESKGGAGITGIDCKNNSKPTGTGKNISCPENSALANLPDVDIAIGNPSTTLSIKPSTYFKKLDNGQCFFGFGSNAGVGLNILGQVTMENYYVHFDRKNTRIGFGSNAMCGNQT, from the coding sequence ATGAACTGCTTACCCATTCTGCTTATTATCTTGGCACTCACGGCCTGCAAATCTGCAGAGCAACCTGTCTGCGATACTGAAGGCGTGCCTCTAGCTCATCAAACAAACAAAATCTTTAAAGGCCCATTGCAAACCCGCGGCTCTGAATACCATGTCTCGCTGGAGGTTAATGGCACGCCAGTAATTGCCATTGCCGATACAGGAAGCTCCAACTTAGACCTAGCGAGTGGTCAGAATTTTACCCCTTCCGGACAATCTATCGGCACATACAGCATAATGTATGGTGCCGGCGGTAATAACACCATTGACGGGTATCATGGAACTGTAGGCCTAAATTGCTTGAATCAAACTGCCATTAAGCCGGTGCTGTATGGGTATATCCAACCAGGCTCTGCCCAAAACGAAAACATTCTGGGGCTAGCCTACCGAGGAAAGGAACTCTACCCTGCGGGTTATCCACCAGAACATGCTTTCTTTGGCCAACTGGTAAATCAAACAGCGAAGACAAGCACGCCGATATTAGATGAATTTGCGATGCTGCTATGCGGCGTAAATAACGCCAACAGCAAGATAAATTTCGGCGGCACCAGCAGCGCATTTCAGGGCACCTTTGTGTATACACCCACAATCGACCCGAGCTACTATGTGATTAATACGCCAACCGTCAGCATCAACGGCAACAGCATGGGCTCGTTCGATTCCACAATGGCCACAATCGTTGACAGCGGGACAACACTGAATCTTGTCCCAAACGCAGTTTTGTGTGCAATTGTCGCACAAATTGAATCTAAAGGCGGTGCAGGAATAACCGGGATTGATTGCAAGAATAATTCAAAACCAACCGGCACAGGCAAGAATATCAGTTGTCCTGAAAACAGCGCTTTAGCGAACCTACCTGATGTCGACATTGCCATAGGGAATCCTTCCACTACTTTAAGCATAAAGCCGAGCACTTACTTTAAAAAGTTAGACAACGGTCAATGCTTCTTCGGATTTGGGTCCAACGCTGGCGTCGGCCTCAATATTTTAGGCCAAGTCACTATGGAAAATTACTACGTTCATTTCGATCGTAAAAATACGCGCATTGGCTTTGGTTCAAACGCCATGTGTGGCAATCAAACCTAA
- a CDS encoding PilN domain-containing protein has product MKFVILILLNFAAIGCFLMFASHENKKLLDGLEVLGKRVEADGPVWLQAENLSQLKNKLEDKIASVTSLDSQKIKKYNKLAAFLSNLPKQISLESFSLEGNTLKISGRSESSAELESFLARAGLKLVDLKKTAFEAVGNL; this is encoded by the coding sequence ATGAAATTTGTTATTCTTATTCTGTTAAATTTTGCTGCGATTGGCTGCTTTTTAATGTTTGCCAGTCATGAGAATAAGAAGCTCCTTGATGGCTTGGAAGTATTGGGCAAGCGAGTCGAGGCGGATGGCCCCGTTTGGTTACAGGCGGAGAATCTGAGCCAGCTGAAAAACAAGCTCGAAGATAAAATTGCCAGTGTCACGTCGCTCGACAGTCAAAAAATAAAAAAATATAATAAGCTGGCTGCGTTTTTAAGCAATTTGCCAAAGCAGATTTCTCTGGAAAGTTTTTCTTTAGAAGGAAATACGCTCAAAATTAGCGGCAGGTCCGAATCCAGCGCGGAGCTCGAAAGCTTTTTGGCCAGGGCAGGACTGAAATTGGTCGATTTGAAAAAAACGGCCTTTGAGGCGGTTGGTAACTTATGA
- a CDS encoding small ribosomal subunit Rsm22 family protein has translation MNLEYQAFQFAKSKHPSNLVADIRQLWKALTVDRSESLSDYFRKPGLRRAYLGYYMPLYAVKIARLLDSLNLPFKAPRVLDLGAGPLSATLGAYLSFGELGKVMAVDQDLGPMRSGLEFFEGVLGDKKMPDIKLVRSNLKGPPQYWKPDFEADLILMAHVLNEFGEGERHIEEKQQLIVHAVNRLAPNGVLLIIEPASRLASRDIMWIRNWLYESGQVEILAPCPPKVPFCPLLASRSNWCHAEIPHIRPQELFEIDRKIGFDREFLKCSYLAIARRDSGYKSKTDCRIVSGLMNADGVLRRYACTPNGLLTLSQHQQDPIQILSKMIRGDATDPKRWPRNVIKVTKE, from the coding sequence ATGAATTTAGAATATCAGGCTTTTCAGTTTGCGAAATCGAAACATCCATCCAATTTGGTGGCGGATATCAGACAATTGTGGAAAGCCCTGACCGTTGATAGGTCGGAGTCTTTGTCTGACTATTTCAGAAAGCCAGGTCTTCGAAGAGCCTACTTGGGCTATTACATGCCATTGTACGCGGTGAAAATCGCTCGATTGCTGGATAGTTTGAACTTGCCGTTTAAAGCGCCGAGGGTTCTGGATTTGGGTGCAGGACCGTTATCAGCCACTTTGGGCGCTTATCTATCATTTGGCGAGCTGGGCAAAGTGATGGCAGTCGACCAAGATTTAGGTCCGATGCGGTCGGGCCTGGAATTTTTTGAAGGCGTTTTGGGCGATAAAAAAATGCCCGATATTAAGTTAGTGCGCTCCAATTTAAAGGGCCCGCCGCAGTATTGGAAGCCAGATTTTGAAGCTGATTTAATTTTGATGGCTCATGTGCTCAACGAGTTTGGTGAAGGTGAGCGGCATATTGAGGAAAAGCAGCAATTAATTGTGCATGCAGTTAATAGGCTGGCCCCTAATGGGGTGTTGTTAATTATTGAGCCGGCTTCGCGTTTGGCCAGTCGAGACATCATGTGGATTCGTAACTGGCTTTATGAAAGTGGTCAGGTTGAAATTTTAGCGCCTTGCCCGCCTAAAGTACCTTTTTGTCCGTTGCTAGCATCTAGAAGTAATTGGTGCCATGCGGAAATACCGCATATCAGGCCACAAGAATTGTTTGAGATTGATCGGAAGATTGGTTTCGACCGTGAGTTTCTTAAATGCAGCTATTTGGCCATCGCCAGGCGTGACTCTGGGTATAAGTCTAAAACAGATTGCCGCATTGTTAGCGGCCTCATGAACGCGGATGGGGTTTTGAGGCGTTATGCTTGTACGCCGAATGGATTGCTAACGCTCTCGCAGCATCAGCAAGACCCGATTCAGATCTTATCCAAGATGATTCGTGGGGATGCCACAGACCCAAAAAGGTGGCCGAGAAATGTGATTAAGGTTACGAAAGAATAG